In Pongo abelii isolate AG06213 chromosome 5, NHGRI_mPonAbe1-v2.0_pri, whole genome shotgun sequence, a single genomic region encodes these proteins:
- the HUS1B gene encoding checkpoint protein HUS1B: MKFRAKITGQGCLELFIHVSGTVARLAKVCVLRVCPDSLCFGPAGSGGLREARLWCEVRQGAFQQFRMEGVSEDLNEIHLELTAEHLSRAARSAAGASSLKLQLTHKRRPCLTVAVELVSSLGRSRSVLHDLPVRVLPRRVWRDCLPPSLRASDASIYLPRWRTLRSIVERMANVGDHVLVEANLSGRMTLSIETEVVSIQSYFKNLGNPPKSAVGVPQNRDLESMVQVRVDNRKLLQCLEGQQIHPTTALCNIWDNTLLQLVLVQEDVSLQYFIPAL; the protein is encoded by the coding sequence ATGAAGTTTCGCGCCAAGATCACCGGCCAAGGCTGTCTAGAGCTGTTCATCCACGTCAGCGGCACCGTCGCGAGGCTGGCGAAGGTGTGCGTGCTCCGCGTGTGCCCTGACAGCCTGTGCTTCGGCCCCGCGGGCTCCGGCGGCCTCCGCGAGGCCAGGCTGTGGTGCGAGGTGCGGCAGGGGGCCTTCCAGCAGTTTCGCATGGAAGGTGTCTCGGAAGACCTCAATGAGATCCACCTGGAGCTGACGGCGGAGCACCTGTCCCGGGCGGCGAGAAGCGCAGCGGGCGCGTCCTCCCTGAAGCTGCAGCTGACCCACAAGCGGCGCCCCTGCCTCACGGTGGCGGTGGAGCTGGTCTCGTCCCTGGGCCGCTCTCGCAGCGTGTTGCACGATCTGCCCGTGCGGGTGCTTCCCAGAAGAGTGTGGCGGGACTGCCTGCCGCCCAGCCTGCGCGCCTCCGACGCGAGCATCTACCTGCCGCGCTGGAGGACGCTGAGGAGCATCGTGGAGAGGATGGCGAACGTGGGCGATCACGTGCTGGTGGAAGCAAACCTCAGTGGCAGGATGACCCTGAGTATAGAGACGGAGGTGGTGTCCattcaaagttattttaaaaatcttggaaACCCTCCCAAGTCGGCTGTGGGTGTGCCTCAAAACAGAGACCTGGAGAGCATGGTGCAAGTGCGGGTAGATAATCGGAAGCTTCTGCAGTGTTTGGAGGGACAGCAAATACATCCTACGACGGCCctgtgcaatatttgggacaatACTCTTCTTCAGCTTGTTTTGGTTCAAGAAGATGTCTCtcttcagtatttcattcctgCCTTGTAA